Below is a window of Desulfonispora thiosulfatigenes DSM 11270 DNA.
TTGTCTCGCCAGAGGCATAGCTGGGGTAGCTACGTTTGGAAGTGATAAGCGCTGAAAGCATCTAAGCGCGAAGCCTACCTCAAGATGAGATTTCCCACAGCGTAAGCTGGTAAGACTCCAGAGAGAATATCTGGTAGATAGGCTAGAAGTGTAAGTGCCGTGAGGTATTTAGCGGACTAGTACTAATAGGTCGAGGGCTTGACCTAAATAAAGACGAAAATCTTCACTGTGTAGTTTTGAGAGAGCAAAGTATCATTTAAAGTTTAAGTAGGAAAAATACTTAAACAGATAAAGGATATATTGTTTGCTCAACAATTACATATTTTCTCGGTGATAATAGCGGAGGGGTCACACCCGTTACCATTTCGAACACGGTAGTTAAGTCCTCCAGCGCTGATGGTACTTGGACCAGAGGTCCTGGGAGAGTAGGTCGTCGCCGGGATTTTTCCTATTGTTCCTCGATAGCTCAATGGTAGAGCACCTGGCTGTTAACCAGGGGGTTGCTGGTTCGAGCCCAGCTCGAGGAGCCATTTAAAATATTATAGGGGTGTGGCTCAATTGGTAGAGTAGTGGACTCCAAATCCATTGGTTGCGGGTTCAAGTCCTGCCGCCCCTGCCATCAAAAAAAGGTAAACCTGAATATTTAGGTTTACCTTTTTTATATTAATAATTTATTTGACATCTTATATACTCGTTGATATAATATCCCCTGTTAAAGGGGATACTTAAAGATATTGACCCTTAGGAGGATTTATCGTGAAAAATGATATTAAAGAAATTTTATTAACTGAAGAACAAATTAAAACTAAAGTAGCTGAATTAGGAGCACAAATTAGTAAAGATTATAAAGGAAAAGATTTAATTGTGATTTGTATTTTAAAAGGTGCAACTCCTTTTATGGCAGATTTAATTAGAGAAATAAAAATTCCTATGGCAATTGATTTTATGGCTGTATCTAGCTATGGTGTATCAACTCAGTCATCAGGTGTAGTTAGAATTCTTAAAGACTTAGATACTGGTATTGAAAATAAGGATGTATTAATAATTGAAGACATAGTAGACTCAGGATTAACTTTAAAATACTTATTAGAAAATTTAAGTTCAAGGAAAGCAAATAGTGTAAAAGTATGTACATTCCTAGAAAAAACAGAACGCAGAGAAATTAATGTAATTCCTGACTATAAAGGGTATGATATACCAAATGAGTTTGTCGTTGGTTATGGCTTAGACTTTGCTGAAAAGTATCGTAATTTACCGTACATTGGTGTATTAAAGCCAGAAATTTATTCTTAAATATGAAGTGTTTTAGCTACCTTTAATGGTAGCTAAATTGTTTTGTATTACCTAAGTAGTTTAAATTAAATAATAAGGAGGAAGTAATATGGATATAAAGAGACATGATGTAGTTTTAGTAATTGACTTTGGTGGTCAGTATAATCAATTAATAACTAGACGTGTACGTGAACTTAGTATATATTCTGAGTTAGTTTCTTATAAAACATCTATTGAAAAAATTAAAGAAATTAATCCAAAAGGTATCATCTTATCGGGGGGACCTGCGAGCATTTATGGTGAGAATGCACCAAAATGTGACCCTGAAATATTAAATTTAGGTATACCAGTTTTAGGTATATGTTATGGTATGCAATTTATTAATGATAATTTTGGTGGAAAAGTAGAAAGAGCGGAAAAAAGAGAATATGGTAAAGCTACTGCCAAAGTAAATACAAAAGACTTATTTTTTAAAGGCTT
It encodes the following:
- the hpt gene encoding hypoxanthine phosphoribosyltransferase, with the translated sequence MKNDIKEILLTEEQIKTKVAELGAQISKDYKGKDLIVICILKGATPFMADLIREIKIPMAIDFMAVSSYGVSTQSSGVVRILKDLDTGIENKDVLIIEDIVDSGLTLKYLLENLSSRKANSVKVCTFLEKTERREINVIPDYKGYDIPNEFVVGYGLDFAEKYRNLPYIGVLKPEIYS